Below is a window of Enterococcus gilvus ATCC BAA-350 DNA.
TGGTAAAACCGTCTTGATTCAAGAACTTATTCATAATATCGCTCAAGAACATGGTGGGATTTCTGTATTTACCGGTGTTGGCGAACGTACTCGTGAAGGAAACGACCTTTATTATGAAATGAAGGACTCTGGCGTTATTGAGAAAACAGCCATGGTGTTCGGACAAATGAATGAGCCGCCAGGTGCACGTATGCGTGTTGCCTTGACTGGTTTGACATTGGCTGAATACTTCCGTGACGAAGAAGGACAAGATGTGTTGCTGTTTATCGACAACATCTTCCGTTTCACTCAAGCGGGATCAGAAGTTTCTGCCTTGCTAGGTCGTATGCCGTCAGCCGTTGGGTACCAACCCACATTGGCAACTGAAATGGGACAATTACAAGAACGCATCACGTCAACGAAAAAAGGCTCGATCACTTCGATCCAAGCCATTTATGTACCCGCCGATGACTACTCTGACCCTGCGCCAGCAACAGCTTTCGCCCATTTGGATGCAACAACCAACTTGGAACGTAAGCTAACGGAACAAGGGATCTACCCAGCCGTTGACCCATTGGCTTCCTCTTCAAGTGCTTTGGCACCTGAAATCGTAGGAGAAGAACATTATCGCGTGGCAACAGAAGTTCAACGTGTGTTACAGCGTTACCGAGAATTACAAGATATCATCGCAATCTTAGGGATGGATGAATTGTCTGACCAAGAAAAAGTAATCGTATCTCGTGCTCGTCGTATCCAATTCTTCTTGTCACAAAACTTTAACGTAGCTGAACAATTCACCGGTCAGCCAGGTTCGTACGTGCCTGTTGAAAAAACGGTTGAAGGCTTTAAAGAAATCCTTGAAGGAAAATACGATGATCTTCCTGAAGATGCATTCCGTAGTGTAGGGACAATCGAAGACGTCATCGAAAAAGCGAAAACTTTAGGCTACTAGAAAGAGGTGCCCGATGGAACAAGAAAAAGACAAAGTTCTTCAAGTGAACGTTGTTACTCCAGATGGCAATGTCTATGATCATAACGCAACCATCGTCGTTGCTAAAACGGTCGCTGGTGAAATTGGTATTTTACCAAATCATGCACCGATCATTGCGCCTCTTGCGATTGATGAAGTTCGTATTCGTCGAACAGATTCAGATACACATGTAGACTGGATTGCAGTGAACGGCGGGATCATGGAAGTTCGGGACAATGTCCTCACAATCATTGCGGACACGGCTGAACGTGAACGCGACATCGACGTTTCCCGTGCTGAAAGAGCAAAACAACGTGCGGAAGCGCGGATTCAAGAAGCGCGTGAAAAGGAAGACACGGATCAATTAAGTCGTGCCGAAGTTGCTTTGCATCGTGCTATGAATCGAATTAAAGTGTCAAAACATCGTTAAAAATGGAGGCATCATAGGAAGCATTTTGATGCACTGACCTTTATAAGGTTGAATCGATACCATCGATTCAACCTTTTTCTATAAACATTTTATTTTTTTATCGAATTTTAGAATATTGAGAGATAGGGAAAACAATGACTTTTTATTTTTTTATCGCAGAGAAGAAGATATTCTCTAAAGAATGCGCAATTTTTATAGGGAAATTTTTTTAAAAGACCTTTTTAGAATAAGGAAGATAGATTTTTTGTGAAGAACAAATATTAAGTTTTTTAAAAGTTTCTATACAGCTCTTTGAGTGAGCAAAGTGTTCTTCTTTATATAAATCTGTGATATAATCCAACTGTTGATTTTTTTTGAAAGGAAACGAATAATGCAAATATTTGGAATTGATGCAATCGTTCGGATCGTGTCGCATTTTTCTTTTATTTATTTGGCTTTTTGGTCATTAAGATCTTTGCGCATAGAGAATCTGTTTAAATCATTTAAAGAAACTCAGGTTCGTCTTGCAATTCTGATGTTAGCTATTGCGCTGGGATTTGCTTGTAGTACGTTTTTTTTAGAAATCATTCTTTTATGTAAAAATATATTTTTGACATTTAGTTAAGGTACATATATGAGGCAATCGATTAGCTTTTTTGGAGGGAATACAATGGAAGAGATCATCGTTCGTGGTGGCAAACAATTAAATGGAACAGTACATATTGAAGGAGCAAAAAATGCGGTACTGCCAATTTTAGCTGCGACTTTATTAGCTGAGGAAGGAACATCCACATTAAGTAATGTTCCGATTTTATCTGATGTTTTTACCATGAATCAAGTGATTCGTTATTTGAATACGGACGTCGTTTTTAACGAAGATAAAAAAGAAATTACTGTAGATGCAACACGTCAATTAAATGTGGAAGCACCTTATGAATATGTAAGTAAAATGCGGGCATCGATCGTTGTGATGGGACCGTTATTGGCTCGAAATGGACATGCGAAAGTTGCGATGCCAGGTGGATGTGCGATTGGTAAACGCCCAATTGATTTGCATTTAAAAGGTTTCCAAGCGCTAGGTGCAAAAATCATCCAAAAAAATGGCTATATTGAAGCAATCGCTGATGAACTAGTTGGAGATACGATCTATTTAGACTTTCCAAGTGTAGGCGCAACACAAAATATTATGATGGCGGCTGTAAAAGCAAAAGGAACGACTGTGATCGAAAACGTTGCTCGCGAACCTGAAATCGTTGATCTTGCCAACTTCTTGAATAAGATGGGTGCGAGCATCCACGGTGCTGGTACAGAAACAATGCGTATTGAAGGGGTAGATCATCTTCATGCGGTCTCTCACCCAATCGTACAAGATCGTATTGAAGCTGGAACATTCATGGTTGCTGCTGCGATGACTCAAGGCAATGTATTGGTCGATGGCGCAATTCCTGAACACAATCGCCCTTTGATCTCTAAATTGATCGAGATGGGTGTTAAGATTACTGAAGAAAACGACGGATTGCGTGTGATTGGTCCTAAAGTGCTTAAAGCAACAGATATTAAAACGATGCCTCACCCTGGCTTCCCAACAGATATGCAGGCTCAAATGACTGCGATCCAATTGGTCGCTGATGGTGTCAGCACCACGACGGAAACTGTTTTTGAAAATCGATTCCAACATTTAGAAGAAATGCAACGTATGAATGCTCAGGTCAAAATTGACAATAATGTAGCATTGATTAAAGGTGGAACAGAGTTACAAGGTGCGGAAGTTTATGCGACAGATTTACGTGCAGCAGCAGCCCTTGTTTTAGCTGGTCTGCGTGCAAATGGCATTACCCGAGTACGTAACTTGAAATATTTGGATCGTGGATATTACCAATTCCATACAAAACTGCAACTATTAGGTGCAGATGTTGAACGGGTAGATAATGAAAGTAAGAAACCGACTAACGCAACAGCTGTCTTAGCTTAAGGAGTGGGTGTATGAGTTCAGGTGAACACATTTTACGTAGCTTGATTCGAATCGTCGCTATTTTACTTGCGGGGGTCCTATTATTTGTCGTAGGCAGTATGATCGGCTACGGAGCAATGGGCGGCGGCAACCCTTTTAAAGTATTGATGCCTGGCGTATGGCGGCATATTTTGGAATTTGTTCACTAACCGTGTGAACAATGACAAGTTAGAGTTGAACTAAGAGGGTTGCTCCGATACTGGGTGCAATCCTTTTTTGATTCAACTTTTTGCAGTTTATCAGCGAAAGATTTACAATAACTATTCATGTATGGAACAG
It encodes the following:
- a CDS encoding F0F1 ATP synthase subunit epsilon, producing MEQEKDKVLQVNVVTPDGNVYDHNATIVVAKTVAGEIGILPNHAPIIAPLAIDEVRIRRTDSDTHVDWIAVNGGIMEVRDNVLTIIADTAERERDIDVSRAERAKQRAEARIQEAREKEDTDQLSRAEVALHRAMNRIKVSKHR
- a CDS encoding DNA-directed RNA polymerase subunit beta, translating into MSSGEHILRSLIRIVAILLAGVLLFVVGSMIGYGAMGGGNPFKVLMPGVWRHILEFVH
- the murA gene encoding UDP-N-acetylglucosamine 1-carboxyvinyltransferase; the protein is MEEIIVRGGKQLNGTVHIEGAKNAVLPILAATLLAEEGTSTLSNVPILSDVFTMNQVIRYLNTDVVFNEDKKEITVDATRQLNVEAPYEYVSKMRASIVVMGPLLARNGHAKVAMPGGCAIGKRPIDLHLKGFQALGAKIIQKNGYIEAIADELVGDTIYLDFPSVGATQNIMMAAVKAKGTTVIENVAREPEIVDLANFLNKMGASIHGAGTETMRIEGVDHLHAVSHPIVQDRIEAGTFMVAAAMTQGNVLVDGAIPEHNRPLISKLIEMGVKITEENDGLRVIGPKVLKATDIKTMPHPGFPTDMQAQMTAIQLVADGVSTTTETVFENRFQHLEEMQRMNAQVKIDNNVALIKGGTELQGAEVYATDLRAAAALVLAGLRANGITRVRNLKYLDRGYYQFHTKLQLLGADVERVDNESKKPTNATAVLA
- a CDS encoding DUF1146 family protein, translated to MQIFGIDAIVRIVSHFSFIYLAFWSLRSLRIENLFKSFKETQVRLAILMLAIALGFACSTFFLEIILLCKNIFLTFS
- the atpD gene encoding F0F1 ATP synthase subunit beta, which encodes MSSGKIVQVIGPVVDVEFSLDQSLPDINNALIVYKNDKTKVVLEAALELGDGVIRTIAMEATDGLQRGMEVVDTGKSISVPVGKETLGRVFNVLGETIDKEAPFPEDAERSGIHKKAPTFEELSTSNEILETGIKVIDLLAPYLKGGKVGLFGGAGVGKTVLIQELIHNIAQEHGGISVFTGVGERTREGNDLYYEMKDSGVIEKTAMVFGQMNEPPGARMRVALTGLTLAEYFRDEEGQDVLLFIDNIFRFTQAGSEVSALLGRMPSAVGYQPTLATEMGQLQERITSTKKGSITSIQAIYVPADDYSDPAPATAFAHLDATTNLERKLTEQGIYPAVDPLASSSSALAPEIVGEEHYRVATEVQRVLQRYRELQDIIAILGMDELSDQEKVIVSRARRIQFFLSQNFNVAEQFTGQPGSYVPVEKTVEGFKEILEGKYDDLPEDAFRSVGTIEDVIEKAKTLGY